Within Stella humosa, the genomic segment TAGAAGCCGCCGGTCTGGTGGTTGCCCAGCCGGCGCACGAAGTCCCGCATGGCAGCGACGCTCTCGGCCGCCGCGATCGGCGCGTCGTCGCTGGCCCCACCCGTCCGCACCCAGCCCGGATGCAGCATCACCACGGTGACGCCGCGCGGATGCAGGTCGATCGCCAGGCTGCGGCCGATGGCGTTCAACCCGGCCTTGCTGGCGCGATAGCCGTAGTGGCCGCCCGACAGGTTGCTCGCGATCGAGCCCATGCTGCTGGAGACGATGACCAGCCGCCGCTCGCGGCTGGCCGCCAGGTTGGCGGCGAACGTGTCGGCCAGCTTCAGCGGCCCGACCGTGTTCACATGCAGCATCTGCCGCACGTAGTCGTAGTCGAGGTCGCCCAGGCGGCGGATGTCGAGGCCGATGCCGGCGTTGGAGACCAGGAGGTCGATCGGCTCGCCCGCCAGGTCGGCCGCGAGCGCGTCGAACTGGGCGAAGTCGGTCACGTCCAGGGCGCGGTGGCGCATCCGCTCGTGGTCCGGCAGGCGGTTGGCAAGGTTCCGATAGGTCGCGACCACAGCATATCCCGCCTCGGCATACTGGACCGCGAACTCCCGCCCGATGCCACTGTCGCAGCCGGTGACCAACACTGTCTTCATGGGAGCCTCAGCCGGCGAAGAAGGGTTCGGGCAATCCGCGGGCGCCGACCCCGTCGATGCGCACCAGCTTGCCGGCGTCTGGCCACAGCGGCCGCTCGTCCGGCTCCAGCATCTTGGTGGCCGACGTCACGAACATCACGTCGAGGTCGGGTCCGCCGAAGGTGACCATCGTCGGCTGCTTGGCCGGCACCGGGATGCGCTCGATCATCTTGCCCGCCGGCGAGAAGCAGGCAATCGCCGCACCATGGATGAGGGCCGCCCAGTAGTTGCCCTCCCGGTCGACGGTGGCGCCGTCGACCCGGCCCTCGATGTCGGCGGTCGATATGAACTGGCGGCGATTCGAGATGGCACCCGTCTCGATGTCGAGATCATAGACCCAGACCACCTCGGACCGCGTGTCGGAGAAGTACATGCGGCGGTCGTCGGGCGAGAAGGCGATGCCGTTGCCGACCGTGAAGTCCCCGTCCATGCGGTGGAAGGTGTGGTCTGGGTCGAGCCGGAACAGCTCGGCCTGGCGGCCGATGAAGTCCGAATGGACGCTGCCGCACCAGTAGCGGCCGCGGCGATCGCACTTGCCGTCGTTCAGCATCAGGCGGGGGTCGCGGGCGACCGGGTCGGCCAGGGGCACCACCGTGCCACGCGCCAGGTCGATGCGGTTGAAACCGGTGCGCATGCCGCCCACCAGCGTGCCGTCGCGGCAGAAGACGAAGGAGCCGATGTCGGCCGGCATGGGAAAGGTCTTCACCTGGCCGGTCGCCGGGTCGAGCCGGCGGATGGCAGGCGCGAAGGCATCGACCCAGTAGAGGCGGTGATCGACCGTGTTCCACATCGGGCCTTCGCCCAGGATGTCGACCAGGTCGCAGGCGATCGAGACGGTTGTCAGGGGGCGCTCCCATCTTCCCAGAGCCAGGAAAGACGATGATGCACCGATGCCCCGGCGGCGAGAAGCCGCATCGATGGCCGATCGATCAGTTCGCCCGAGAAATCCACCGGGTCGCCATGGCCGGTCCAGCTCTCGACCGACAGAAAGGGTGCGCCCGGCCGGCTCCATAGCGCCAGGTGCGGAAAGTCGTCCGATGCCACGGTGATCGCCTGGCCCTGCCCGTTCTCGAAGCGGACATGGTGGCTGGCCGCATCGAGGAAGCAGAGGGCGTCCTTGGCAAACAGCGCGTCGTCCAGCGCCAGCACGCGCCCGTCCCGCAGCGGCACCGGCCGCCGCGCGGTCGAGAACAGGCCGCCCGGCGCGATCACCGGCACCGTGCCCGGCTCGACCCGCTCGAAGACCACGCGATGCCCGTCGCGCGGGGCGCCGGCCAGCGGCCAGGAGAAGCCCGGATGCAGGCCGACGGCATAGGGCATCGCCCGCTCGCCCGGGTTGTCGACGGTCAGACAGCCATCCATGCGGTCGGCGGCCAGCCGCCATTCGACCGTCAGCCGGAAGGCGAAGGGGTAGTGCCGGCGGGTCCCGTCGCCATCCGTCAGTTCCAGCCGCACCCGGTCGGCCGCGTGGTCGACGACAGTAAAGCCACTGCCGGCAGCGAAGCCATGCACCGGCATCGGGTACGCCGTGCCGTCGATGCGGACCGCGCCGCCGCGCGACCAGCCGACGACCGGGAACAGGATGGGGCTGGTTCGCGCCCACCATGCCGGGTCGGCCGTCCATAGCAGCGGCACGTCGCCCACCCGCCAGGCGACCGGTTCGGCCCCGCGGATGGCGATGGTGGCCCGGGCGGGGCCGCACTCCAGATGGATCAGGTCTTCGTTCGGCATCCGTGACAGCATTGCCCGCGACGGGGCGCCTTCGCTACCCTTCGACGAATGGACGGTGCGAATCCCGCCCGCGCGACAAGGGCAGGACGGCCGGGACCAAGAGGAGGAGCGCTGTCGTGGCCGACTGGGACTACATCATCGTGGGTGCCGGCTCGGCCGGCTGCGTGCTCGCCAACCGGCTGAGCGCCGACCCGTCCTGCCGGGTGCTGCTGCTGGAGGCCGGGCGCAAGGACGACAGCTTCTGGATCCCCATCCCGGTCGGCTTCCTGAAGCTGATCAGCGACAAGACCTACAACTGGTGCTTCGCGACCGAGCCCGAGGACAATGTCGCCGGCCGGTCGATCCAGATCCCGCGCGGCAAGACGCTGGGCGGGTCGAGCTCGATCAACGGCATGATCTATGTGCGCGGCCAGCCGCTGGACTTCGACACCTGGTCGCAGCTCGGCTGCCGCGGTTGGTCCTACGAGTCGGTGCTGCCCTATTTCCGCCGGTCCGAGAACTATGCCGGCGGCGGCAACGAGATCCGCGGCAGCGGCGGCCCGCTCGACGTGCTGGAGGTGCCGGAGCGCCACGCCATCCTCGACGCCTTCATCGACGCCGCGGTCGAGGCGGGCTACCCGCGCAACCCCGACTACAACAGCGGCGACCAGGAGGGTGTCGCCTACTACCAGGTGACGCAGCGCCGCGGCCGGCGCTGGTCGACCGCGCGCGCCTTCCTCGATACCGCCCGCAAGCGGCCCAACCTGCGCGTCGAGACCGAGGCGCAGACGACCCGCGTGCTGCTGGAGGGCCGGCGCGCCGTCGGCATCGAGTACGTCCAGGGCGGCCAGACGAAGACCGCGCGCGCCGCCCGCGAGGTGGTGCTGGCGGCGGGTGCGGTGCAGTCGCCGCAGCTACTGGAACTATCCGGCATCGGCCGGCCCGACGTGCTGGGCGGCTTCGGCATCGCGGTCCGGCATGAACTACCGGGCGTCGGCGAGAACTATCGCGACCATTTCGCCCCGCGCATGAACTGGCGGGTGAAGCTGCCGGTCACCCTGAACGAGCAGACGCGCGGCCTGTCCTTCCTGCGCGAGTTGGCGAAATACTACACGACCGGTCGCGGCATCCTGACCCTGCCGGCCGGCATCGTCGCCGGCTTCGTGAAGACCCGGCCCGAGGTCGAGGGGCCGGACGTGCAGTACCATTTCGCCCATGCCAGCTATGCCTCGGCCGCCGTGCGCACGCTGGACCGGGAGCCCGGCATGACCATCACCGTCTGCCAGCTACGCCCGGAGTCCAAGGGCTCCATCCACGTGAAATCGGCCGACCCGCTGGCGCCGCCGGCCATCCGCCCGAACTTCCTGGCCGAGGCGGTCGACCGCCAATGCGTCGTCGACGGCATGAAGATCGCGCGCCGCATCGTCGAGCAGCCGGCGATGGACCGCTACCGCGCCTTCGAGATGACCCCCGGCCCGTCGGTGCAGAGCGACGAGGAATGGCTGCAGTTCGCCCGTGCCAACGGCCAGACCGTCTACCACCCGATCGGCACCTGCAAGATGGGCCACGACCGCATGGCGGTCGTCGACGACCGCCTGCGCGTCCACGGCATCGCCGGCCTGCGCGTGGTCGACGCCTCGATCATGCCGACCCTGGTGTCGGGCAACACCAACGCCCCCACCATCATGATCGGCGAGAAGGGCGCGGACATGATCCTGGAGGACGCCAAGGCACGGGTGGCGGCGTGATGAACGACACACCCCTCAAGATCGCGATGCGGCCGCCGCATCCGGGCGTGTTCCTGCGGGAAGAAGTCCTTGAAGTGCTCGAACTCTCCATCGACAGCGCCGCCGCGAAACTCGGGGTCGAACATTCCGAGTTGGTGGACCTGTTGAATGGCGCCGCATCGTTGTCGAACGAGATGGCCCGGCGGGTGGAGAAGGTCTTCGGCCTCAATATGGAGACGATGCTCCGTATGCAGGCATGGCATGACCGATGCAGCATGGCCGCAACGTAGGGCAGCGATCGCAAAACGGTCGTCGAGCGCCTCTACGCTTTGCGTTCACCGAAGTTGAACCAGGAGGCGCGCGTGACATCCTTTCGGCACATCGTGAACATGGTGGTGGGGCTGGCGGTCGGCATGGGCGGCGCCATGGCGGCGTCGGCGCAGGCGATCGACAACAGTTCGCTCGACGGCAGCGCCTTTCGCGGCCATGTCGCGACCTACGGCCTGGTCTACCGGCTGCCGCCGGACGTGACCGGGGTGCTGGACGCGAAGATCACCGGGCCGTTGCAGGCGCACCTGCTGCGGCTCGGCCTGAAGGACGAGGCGCGGACGTCGAACCTCCCGCACGTCACCGTCGTCCACCTGCACAGCGCCGACCCGGCGACGCCACAGAAGATGCTGAAGGCCCTGCCCAAGGTGCCGGCGCCGATCGTGCTGACCCTGAAGACCTTCTACACGACCGAGGCCGCCAAGGATGCCGGCCACCCCTGGTGGCTCGACCTCGGCATCGTCAAGACGGGCGACGGCTTCGAGACGCTGATGTCCTACAACACCGTTGCCACCGCCGCCCTGACGCCGCTGCGCGACGGGCCGCTGCCGCGCTGCACCGGGCCGGTCTTCGCCAAGATGGGCGACGCCGCCAAGGACTTGGTGAAGACGGTCGGCGTCAGCGGCGTCAACGTGGTGAAGGACGGCAAGGAGTTGCGCTCGCACAACCCGCACAACACGCTGGTCTACAGCATGGCCAAGTTCGACCCGCCGGTGCAGGCGGCCATGAAGCAGGTGGCGGACGAGTTCAACGCCGTCCTGCCCGACGGCATCGCCACCACCTTCAAGGACGTGTCGATCGTCGAGATCGGCTTCTCGGGCAACGTCCTGCGGGAATTCTATCGCATCAGCCTGGAGGACGGCTCGGCGGTCGACGTCGCCACCGGCCAGGTGGTGGCGACGATCGCGAAGTAGCAGCCGGCAGCCCCCTTGCCCCGGCCAGGGCAAGGGGGCTGCCGTTCAGGCCCGGCCGCTGGCGCGCGCCCCGGCGCTGGTCCCGGCCAGCTTGCCGAAGACGGCCCCCGACATCAGGCCGGTGCCGCCCGGATAGTTGAAATAGAAGAGCCCGCCCACCAGTTCGCCCGCGGCATAGAGGCCGGGGATCGCCTGGCCCTCGGTGTCGACCACCCGCCCCTCGCCATCGACGCGCAGGCCACCGAAGGTGAAGGTGATGCCGCAGGTGACGGCGTAGGCCTCGAACGGTCCCTCGTCGATGGTGTTGGCCCAGTTCGACTTGGGGATCGCCAGCCCTTCCGTCGTGCGCCCGTCCTTCACGTTGGGATCGAACGGGATGTCGGTGCGCACGGCCGCGTTATAGGCGTGGATGGTGGCCAGCGCCCGCACCGGATCGACATCGTCCAGCTTCTGCACCAGCTCTTCCAGGGTGGCCGCCTGTACCTTGGTCACCTGGCGGATGCGGTACTCGTCGCGCAGCAGGTGGGCGGTCTTGCGGTCGAATATCTGCCAGGCGAACTGGTTGGGCTGGTTCAGGATGACCCGGCCGTACTTGGCGTAGGTGTAGTTGCGGAAGTCGGCCCCCTCGTCGACGAAGCGCTCGCCATTGGCGTTCAGCATGATGCTGAAGGGGTAGCTGTGCTTCTGGAAGCCGTCGCCGACCGCCAGGTCGCCGAACTCGGGCGCGTTGCGGTCCCAGCCGACGGCGTGGCAGCCGGACCAGTTGCCATAGGGCATGGCCCCGGCCGCCAGGGCCATGGTGATGCCGTCGCCGGTGTTGAAGCGGCTGCCCCGCACCTTGGCCAGGTCCCAGCCTGGGCCGAGATAGCGGGTGCGCATCTCCGAGTTGGCCTCGAAGCCGCCGGCCGCGATCACCACGGCCTTGGCCCGCACCTCGCGCGTGCGGCCGCCATGGCGCACGCGCACGCCGGTGACCCCGTCGTCGCCCGACACCAGCGACACGGCGCGCGCCTCGTAGACGACCTCGATGCCCTCGCGCGCGGCGGCCGTGAAGAGCGCGTCGACCAGGCCCGGCCCGCCGCCCCAGGCCTCGACCGTCAGCCCGCCCCAGAACTTGAAGCGGCCATCGACCTTGAAGGCCTGGCGGCCCCAGATCGGCGCAAAGCGCACGCCCTTCTCGCGCATCCAGCGCAGCGTCGGGCGCGAGCGGTGGACCAGCAGTTCCACCAGGTCGGGGTTGGCGCGGTATTCCGTCACCCGGCCCATGTCGTCGAAGAACTTCTCGGCCGTGTAGGTGCCGAAATCGGTGTTGGCGATCTCTTCGTTCGTCAGGTCCGGCATCAGCGCCTTGAGGTCGTCGACCCCATCATAGACGCAGCGGATGGCGCCGGCGGTGAAACGCGTGTTGCCGCCGCGCTCGCCCTCCGGCGCGCGTTCCAGCACCAGCACCGAGGCGCCCTGCTCACGCGCCGCCAGGGCCGCGCACATGGCCGCGTTGCCGGCGCCGATCACCACCACGTCCTTCATCTCGGGCAGCATGTCCTGTCCCCTCCCGGGTCTTCGTTCGCTTCTGCGTGCGCCCGGCTTACGAGGGTTTGCCGCCCTTGCCAAGGCGTCAGTCGGCCTCCTCGCCGCCCGTCAGGTGCAGCAACGCCACGCCGATCACCAGCAGGAAGATCGCGGCCGCGCGCTGGCCGTTCCAGGTCTGCGACTGCCACATGGCGAACCACTCGCCGCCGACGGCGATGAAGCCCCCGGCATAGAGCAGGAAGCCGGCCGTCAGGCCCAGGATCGCCGCCCCGCGCGCCGCCTGGAACTGCCGGCGCGGGGCGGTCCGCGCCTGCCACAGCCGCGCGACGCCCAGCCACAGGAGGGCTGCCGTCGCGACCTGCCAGGCGATGATCAGGATGTAGGCCGCGTGGTGCAGCGTCGGATTCGCGATGGCGCGCCACATCAGGGCCGGCGACTTGAAGGTCGTGTCCATCGCCAGGACATGCTGCACGAAGGCGAAGTTGCTGCCGTAGTCGGTGATGTTGCCGAGCGCCACCAGGGCGAAGAACAGGGCCACGGTGGCGACCAGGGCGATGCGCGAAAAGCGGATGGCGGTCATCGTCGGCCGGCCCCCCATCGCCGGCCATATCAGAATGATCACCGCCGGTGCCATTTGCCAATCGCCAGGGATGTGTTCTCCTCGATTCCCGAAGACAGGGGAGAGCCCGATATGGGGAGCAGGTTCGAGCCCGACCGCTCTCGGCAAGTCGCCGATGCGGCGTTCCTGGCAGAGCAGCGGCGGCAATCGATGATCCGGCGGATCGATGCGGCCTTGGCGCGGATCGAGGCCGGCCAGTACGGCTATTGCACCCGCTGCGGCGGGCAGATCGCGGCCAGCCAGCTCGACCACGAGCCGACCACCGCCTTCTGCGTCGCCTGTGCCGGCGGCACCGGTCCGGAGATGCGATGACCAGCACCGCCACCCCCTTCTCCCTCGACGGCCGGCGTGCCCTGGTGACGGGTGCCGCGCGCGGCATCGGCCGGGCGATAGCGGCTGCCCTGAACCGGGCCGGCGCCGCGGTGTGGCTGACCGACCTCGACGGGCCGGCCGCGCAGGCGGCGGCCCGGTGCATGGGCGCGGCTGGCGGCGGCGCGCTCGACGTGACCGACGCCGGCGCGGTGGAGGCCGCGTTCGCCGCGGCGGAGGCCACCCTGGGCCCGCTCGACATCGTCGTCGCCAATGCCGGCATCTCGACCATGAACCGCGTCGTCGACCTGAGCGAGGCGGAATGGGACGCCAACATGGCCGTCAACGCCAAGGGCGTCTTCCTGGTCGATCGCTGCGCCGTGCGCCGGTTCCTGGCGCGTGGCACCCGCGGCGTCATCGTCAACACCGCCTCGCTGGCCGGCAAGGTGGGCGCGCCGCTGCTGGCCCACTATTCCGCCAGCAAGTTCGCCGTGGTGGGCTTCACCCAGGCGCTGGCGCGCGAGGTGGCGGCCGACGGCATCCGCGTCAACGCCGTCTGCCCCGGTTTCGTGCGCACCGGCATGCAGGAGCGCGAGATCGCCTGGGAATCGACGCTGCGCGGCATGACCCCCGATGAAGTCGTCGCCGACTACATCCGGCAGACGCCGCTCGGCCGGCTGGAGGAGCCCGAGGACGTGGCCGACGTCGTCGTCTTCCTGGCGGGCGACGGCGCCCGCTTCATGACAGGCCAGGCGATCAACGTGACGGGTGGGGTCTACACCACCTGAGGCGGGTCCAGCGGCAGCGCGCGGCCGTCCATGCCTTCGGCCGGCTGGCCCAGATGGCGCAGCACGGTGGGCGCGATGTCGATGAGAGAGGCCGGGTGATCGGTCGCCCGCGCCGTGGCGAAGCCGCCGCCCCGAACAACCAGGAACGGGTTCTGCTCGTTCACGCCGATGCCGCCATGCTGGCCGAAGCCGTCATAGCTCTTGCTGCTTTCCGGATCGGCCACGATGTCGGCGCGGCCCCGCACGCCATAGCCATTGGGCTCGTCGTCGGCCGCCGTGGTCAGGGCGAGCAGCACGTCGCCGCCGGCCGGCATGCCCAGTTCGGCCAGTTCCGGCCCGGCGAAGACCCGGCCGACCCAATCCTCGGCTTCAAGAAACCGTCGCAGCGCCGGCCCGCGGTCGCGGGCG encodes:
- a CDS encoding SDR family oxidoreductase; translation: MKTVLVTGCDSGIGREFAVQYAEAGYAVVATYRNLANRLPDHERMRHRALDVTDFAQFDALAADLAGEPIDLLVSNAGIGLDIRRLGDLDYDYVRQMLHVNTVGPLKLADTFAANLAASRERRLVIVSSSMGSIASNLSGGHYGYRASKAGLNAIGRSLAIDLHPRGVTVVMLHPGWVRTGGASDDAPIAAAESVAAMRDFVRRLGNHQTGGFYTYAGQPMPW
- a CDS encoding SMP-30/gluconolactonase/LRE family protein, with product MWNTVDHRLYWVDAFAPAIRRLDPATGQVKTFPMPADIGSFVFCRDGTLVGGMRTGFNRIDLARGTVVPLADPVARDPRLMLNDGKCDRRGRYWCGSVHSDFIGRQAELFRLDPDHTFHRMDGDFTVGNGIAFSPDDRRMYFSDTRSEVVWVYDLDIETGAISNRRQFISTADIEGRVDGATVDREGNYWAALIHGAAIACFSPAGKMIERIPVPAKQPTMVTFGGPDLDVMFVTSATKMLEPDERPLWPDAGKLVRIDGVGARGLPEPFFAG
- a CDS encoding aldose 1-epimerase family protein, coding for MPNEDLIHLECGPARATIAIRGAEPVAWRVGDVPLLWTADPAWWARTSPILFPVVGWSRGGAVRIDGTAYPMPVHGFAAGSGFTVVDHAADRVRLELTDGDGTRRHYPFAFRLTVEWRLAADRMDGCLTVDNPGERAMPYAVGLHPGFSWPLAGAPRDGHRVVFERVEPGTVPVIAPGGLFSTARRPVPLRDGRVLALDDALFAKDALCFLDAASHHVRFENGQGQAITVASDDFPHLALWSRPGAPFLSVESWTGHGDPVDFSGELIDRPSMRLLAAGASVHHRLSWLWEDGSAP
- a CDS encoding GMC family oxidoreductase → MADWDYIIVGAGSAGCVLANRLSADPSCRVLLLEAGRKDDSFWIPIPVGFLKLISDKTYNWCFATEPEDNVAGRSIQIPRGKTLGGSSSINGMIYVRGQPLDFDTWSQLGCRGWSYESVLPYFRRSENYAGGGNEIRGSGGPLDVLEVPERHAILDAFIDAAVEAGYPRNPDYNSGDQEGVAYYQVTQRRGRRWSTARAFLDTARKRPNLRVETEAQTTRVLLEGRRAVGIEYVQGGQTKTARAAREVVLAAGAVQSPQLLELSGIGRPDVLGGFGIAVRHELPGVGENYRDHFAPRMNWRVKLPVTLNEQTRGLSFLRELAKYYTTGRGILTLPAGIVAGFVKTRPEVEGPDVQYHFAHASYASAAVRTLDREPGMTITVCQLRPESKGSIHVKSADPLAPPAIRPNFLAEAVDRQCVVDGMKIARRIVEQPAMDRYRAFEMTPGPSVQSDEEWLQFARANGQTVYHPIGTCKMGHDRMAVVDDRLRVHGIAGLRVVDASIMPTLVSGNTNAPTIMIGEKGADMILEDAKARVAA
- a CDS encoding HigA family addiction module antitoxin, producing the protein MNDTPLKIAMRPPHPGVFLREEVLEVLELSIDSAAAKLGVEHSELVDLLNGAASLSNEMARRVEKVFGLNMETMLRMQAWHDRCSMAAT
- the tcuA gene encoding FAD-dependent tricarballylate dehydrogenase TcuA; translation: MLPEMKDVVVIGAGNAAMCAALAAREQGASVLVLERAPEGERGGNTRFTAGAIRCVYDGVDDLKALMPDLTNEEIANTDFGTYTAEKFFDDMGRVTEYRANPDLVELLVHRSRPTLRWMREKGVRFAPIWGRQAFKVDGRFKFWGGLTVEAWGGGPGLVDALFTAAAREGIEVVYEARAVSLVSGDDGVTGVRVRHGGRTREVRAKAVVIAAGGFEANSEMRTRYLGPGWDLAKVRGSRFNTGDGITMALAAGAMPYGNWSGCHAVGWDRNAPEFGDLAVGDGFQKHSYPFSIMLNANGERFVDEGADFRNYTYAKYGRVILNQPNQFAWQIFDRKTAHLLRDEYRIRQVTKVQAATLEELVQKLDDVDPVRALATIHAYNAAVRTDIPFDPNVKDGRTTEGLAIPKSNWANTIDEGPFEAYAVTCGITFTFGGLRVDGEGRVVDTEGQAIPGLYAAGELVGGLFYFNYPGGTGLMSGAVFGKLAGTSAGARASGRA
- a CDS encoding DUF2165 family protein; the encoded protein is MTAIRFSRIALVATVALFFALVALGNITDYGSNFAFVQHVLAMDTTFKSPALMWRAIANPTLHHAAYILIIAWQVATAALLWLGVARLWQARTAPRRQFQAARGAAILGLTAGFLLYAGGFIAVGGEWFAMWQSQTWNGQRAAAIFLLVIGVALLHLTGGEEAD
- a CDS encoding TraR/DksA family transcriptional regulator, whose amino-acid sequence is MGSRFEPDRSRQVADAAFLAEQRRQSMIRRIDAALARIEAGQYGYCTRCGGQIAASQLDHEPTTAFCVACAGGTGPEMR
- a CDS encoding SDR family NAD(P)-dependent oxidoreductase, which gives rise to MTSTATPFSLDGRRALVTGAARGIGRAIAAALNRAGAAVWLTDLDGPAAQAAARCMGAAGGGALDVTDAGAVEAAFAAAEATLGPLDIVVANAGISTMNRVVDLSEAEWDANMAVNAKGVFLVDRCAVRRFLARGTRGVIVNTASLAGKVGAPLLAHYSASKFAVVGFTQALAREVAADGIRVNAVCPGFVRTGMQEREIAWESTLRGMTPDEVVADYIRQTPLGRLEEPEDVADVVVFLAGDGARFMTGQAINVTGGVYTT